One Verrucomicrobiota bacterium DNA segment encodes these proteins:
- a CDS encoding UPF0175 family protein, producing MAELTLQYPDDLLVASGKDRSEVERELKFQLAVRLFEVGRLSLGKAAELAGWNRLLFADELGRLKIPVVNLDDSEIQAELRAIRGNHHRG from the coding sequence ATGGCTGAACTGACGTTGCAGTATCCGGATGACCTGCTCGTGGCGAGCGGCAAGGATCGAAGCGAAGTCGAGCGAGAACTTAAGTTCCAACTTGCGGTTCGCCTCTTCGAGGTCGGGCGGCTTTCATTGGGCAAGGCCGCCGAACTCGCGGGCTGGAATCGGCTTCTCTTCGCCGACGAACTCGGCCGGTTGAAGATCCCGGTCGTGAACTTGGACGACTCAGAAATCCAGGCGGAACTGCGTGCCATCCGAGGAAATCATCATCGCGGATAG